One window from the genome of Paraclostridium sordellii encodes:
- the trxA gene encoding thioredoxin TrxA, whose product MIALEKNTFDPEVLEAEGIVLVDFWSQGCEPCKALLPDIERFAEMYGENIKFCKFDTTKARRVAIREKVLGLPTIAIYKDGAKIDEVTKDDATVANIEAMIKKYL is encoded by the coding sequence ATGATAGCATTAGAAAAAAACACATTCGATCCAGAAGTATTAGAAGCTGAAGGGATAGTTTTAGTTGATTTCTGGAGTCAAGGTTGTGAACCTTGTAAAGCATTACTTCCTGATATAGAAAGATTTGCAGAAATGTATGGGGAAAATATAAAGTTCTGTAAGTTTGATACTACTAAAGCTAGAAGAGTTGCTATAAGAGAGAAGGTTTTAGGTCTTCCAACTATAGCTATATACAAAGATGGAGCTAAAATAGACGAAGTAACTAAGGATGATGCAACAGTTGCTAACATAGAAGCTATGATAAAGAAGTACTTATAA
- the trxB gene encoding thioredoxin-disulfide reductase, which produces MENLYDIVIIGCGPAGLAAGLYGARAKMKTLILEKGKTGGQIVITHEVANYPGSIENATGPSLIARMVEQCKEFGAEIVRDAIVDTELDGKIKVLKGEKGEYRAKTVIIATGATPKKLGCPGEKELTGKGVSYCATCDADFFEDFEVFVVGGGDSAIEEALYLTKFARKVTIVHRRQGLRCARSIEDKARANDKIEFLLDTVIEEIKGDGLVESVVFKNTQTGETNEYFADEEDGTMGIFIFVGFDSQTELFKDKVDMDERGYIKTDDNMLTNIPGVFAAGDCRVKSLRQVVTATADGAIAAVTAEKYVEANFEEEATNC; this is translated from the coding sequence ATGGAAAATTTATATGACATAGTCATAATAGGTTGTGGACCTGCAGGTCTTGCAGCTGGTCTTTACGGTGCAAGAGCTAAAATGAAGACTTTAATACTTGAAAAAGGAAAAACAGGTGGACAAATAGTTATAACTCATGAAGTTGCAAACTATCCAGGATCTATTGAAAATGCTACTGGACCTAGTCTAATAGCAAGAATGGTAGAACAATGTAAAGAGTTTGGAGCTGAAATAGTTAGAGATGCTATAGTTGATACTGAGTTAGATGGAAAAATAAAAGTATTAAAAGGTGAAAAAGGTGAGTACAGAGCTAAGACTGTTATAATAGCTACTGGAGCTACTCCTAAAAAATTAGGATGCCCTGGAGAAAAAGAATTAACAGGTAAAGGTGTTTCTTACTGTGCTACATGTGATGCAGACTTCTTTGAAGACTTTGAAGTATTCGTAGTTGGAGGAGGAGATAGTGCAATAGAAGAAGCATTATACTTAACTAAGTTTGCTAGAAAAGTTACTATAGTTCATAGAAGACAAGGTCTTAGATGTGCTAGATCTATAGAAGATAAAGCTAGAGCTAATGATAAGATAGAATTCTTATTAGATACAGTAATAGAAGAGATAAAAGGTGATGGATTAGTTGAATCTGTAGTATTTAAAAATACTCAAACAGGTGAAACTAATGAATATTTCGCTGATGAAGAAGATGGAACAATGGGAATATTCATCTTCGTAGGATTTGATTCTCAAACTGAGTTATTTAAGGATAAAGTAGACATGGATGAACGTGGATACATAAAAACTGATGATAATATGCTTACAAATATACCAGGTGTATTTGCAGCAGGGGATTGTAGAGTGAAATCTTTAAGACAAGTTGTTACAGCTACTGCTGATGGAGCTATAGCTGCTGTTACAGCTGAAAAATATGTAGAAGCAAACTTCGAAGAAGAAGCTACTAACTGCTAA
- a CDS encoding GrdX family protein: protein MLIITNNPIVEENVKNIEIKTLDTDYIGTLKYCRDLVHEGYELLSHPLYGSVKPNETPYRTVIIKKGKSLDTNSLNLIEDAIETAEKFKNNKATPLWTERVLDDFRVIDFDIIRNTIQRMQYA, encoded by the coding sequence ATGTTAATAATCACTAACAATCCTATTGTTGAGGAAAACGTTAAAAATATTGAAATTAAAACGTTAGATACAGACTATATAGGAACACTAAAATATTGTAGAGATTTAGTTCATGAGGGGTATGAACTACTATCACATCCGCTTTATGGGAGCGTAAAACCCAATGAGACACCATATCGTACAGTCATAATTAAAAAGGGGAAATCTTTAGACACAAATTCACTAAATTTAATTGAAGATGCAATAGAAACAGCAGAAAAATTTAAAAACAACAAAGCAACTCCTTTATGGACTGAAAGAGTTTTAGACGATTTCAGAGTAATAGATTTTGATATAATTAGAAATACAATTCAAAGAATGCAGTATGCATAA